One window of the Onychostoma macrolepis isolate SWU-2019 chromosome 21, ASM1243209v1, whole genome shotgun sequence genome contains the following:
- the cd8b gene encoding uncharacterized protein cd8b isoform X1, protein MCITNKAELMIFSLFFSLAAVLPTFQATPSVLYVKINGSESMSCECPDHSCQEVFWYRYLERTKTLQFLLYVNSAGREQHAENLNATRFKGSVSSGQKVVYTLRITGLQKDEMGLYSCMFKTKNVMPVGYYIMPGVNPPTVQPPTVTTKRPKRICNCKPPSSPKGCEQSVLWPGIGALLLLAVTLAGTLYYFSRLPKKCRHRFTKTNQLR, encoded by the exons CAGAACTTatgattttttctttgtttttttctttagcgGCTGTGCTGCCCACCTTCCAAGCTACGCCGTCTGTTCTCTACGTCAAAATCAACGGCTCGGAAAGTATGTCCTGTGAATGTCCAGATCACTCCTGCCAGGAGGTTTTTTGGTACCGATACCTTGAGAGGACAAAGACTCTTCAGTTCCTCTTGTATGTCAACAGCGCTGGCAGAGAGCAACATGCAGAAAACCTGAACGCCACTCGTTTCAAGGGCTCGGTGTCCTCCGGACAGAAGGTGGTCTACACCCTGCGTATAACAGGACTACAGAAGGATGAAATGGGCCTCTATTCCTGcatgtttaaaactaaaaatgttatgCCTGTTGGATATTACATAATGCCTGGAG TGAATCCTCCGACAGTTCAGCCACCAACAGTCACGACCAAGAGACCCAAGAGGATCTGTAATTGCAAACCCCCCAGCTCTCCTAAAG GCTGTGAACAATCAGTGCTTTGGCCGGGCATTGGTGCTCTTTTGCTTTTGGCCGTTACACTTGCTGGCACACTTTACTACTTCAGTC GTCTACCTAAGAAGTGCAGACATCGATTTACCAA gacGAATCAGTTGCGATGA
- the cd8a gene encoding T-cell surface glycoprotein CD8 alpha chain isoform X2, with translation MTAGCFSHTQEGQEVTVHCDPKQPGVITFWFQINTTGASCLLTVKGTEEKFNADKEKYEMKKNSPSGKLGLAIKSFKKKSDSGLYTCAAMNKNKLFFGEPIEIKGEPDPTTPPPKINPTPPKSTTRIMTQCKCPPQGSKPSINCETWILSSLASGCGLLLILLIVTILYCNRLRTRRCPHHYKRQPRPAGHAKLPNNHF, from the exons ATGACAGCAG GGTGCTTTTCACATACCCAAGAAGGACAGGAGGTAACAGTTCATTGTGACCCCAAACAGCCCGGCGTCATTACCTTCTggtttcaaataaacacaactGGTGCAAGTTGTTTGCTCACTGTTAAAGGCACAGAGGAAAAGTTTAATGCTGATAAGGAAAAATacgaaatgaaaaaaaattctcCAAGTGGTAAACTTGGTTTGGCTATTAAGTCTTTCAAGAAAAAGTCTGACAGTGGTTTGTACACCTGCGCAgccatgaacaaaaataaactctTCTTTGGAGAGCCAATTGAAATTAAAGGAGAACCAG ATCCAACAACACCACCTCCAAAAATTAATCCAACACCACCGAAATCTACAACAAGGATTATGACACAGTGTAAATGTCCACCACAAG GCTCGAAGCCCAGCATCAACTGTGAGACTTGGATATTGTCATCTTTGGCCTCTGGTTGTGGTCTTCTCCTCATTCTGCTGATCGTCACAATTTTGTACTGCAACC GTTTAAGAACAAGACGATGTCCCCACCATTACAAAAGACA ACCCAGGCCTGCTGGTCATGCAAAACTGCCCAACAACCACTTCTAG
- the cd8b gene encoding uncharacterized protein cd8b isoform X2: MTLSCMCFCLFAWMAAAVLPTFQATPSVLYVKINGSESMSCECPDHSCQEVFWYRYLERTKTLQFLLYVNSAGREQHAENLNATRFKGSVSSGQKVVYTLRITGLQKDEMGLYSCMFKTKNVMPVGYYIMPGVNPPTVQPPTVTTKRPKRICNCKPPSSPKGCEQSVLWPGIGALLLLAVTLAGTLYYFSRLPKKCRHRFTKTNQLR, translated from the exons cgGCTGTGCTGCCCACCTTCCAAGCTACGCCGTCTGTTCTCTACGTCAAAATCAACGGCTCGGAAAGTATGTCCTGTGAATGTCCAGATCACTCCTGCCAGGAGGTTTTTTGGTACCGATACCTTGAGAGGACAAAGACTCTTCAGTTCCTCTTGTATGTCAACAGCGCTGGCAGAGAGCAACATGCAGAAAACCTGAACGCCACTCGTTTCAAGGGCTCGGTGTCCTCCGGACAGAAGGTGGTCTACACCCTGCGTATAACAGGACTACAGAAGGATGAAATGGGCCTCTATTCCTGcatgtttaaaactaaaaatgttatgCCTGTTGGATATTACATAATGCCTGGAG TGAATCCTCCGACAGTTCAGCCACCAACAGTCACGACCAAGAGACCCAAGAGGATCTGTAATTGCAAACCCCCCAGCTCTCCTAAAG GCTGTGAACAATCAGTGCTTTGGCCGGGCATTGGTGCTCTTTTGCTTTTGGCCGTTACACTTGCTGGCACACTTTACTACTTCAGTC GTCTACCTAAGAAGTGCAGACATCGATTTACCAA gacGAATCAGTTGCGATGA
- the cd8b gene encoding uncharacterized protein cd8b isoform X4, which translates to MSCECPDHSCQEVFWYRYLERTKTLQFLLYVNSAGREQHAENLNATRFKGSVSSGQKVVYTLRITGLQKDEMGLYSCMFKTKNVMPVGYYIMPGVNPPTVQPPTVTTKRPKRICNCKPPSSPKGCEQSVLWPGIGALLLLAVTLAGTLYYFSRLPKKCRHRFTKTNQLR; encoded by the exons ATGTCCTGTGAATGTCCAGATCACTCCTGCCAGGAGGTTTTTTGGTACCGATACCTTGAGAGGACAAAGACTCTTCAGTTCCTCTTGTATGTCAACAGCGCTGGCAGAGAGCAACATGCAGAAAACCTGAACGCCACTCGTTTCAAGGGCTCGGTGTCCTCCGGACAGAAGGTGGTCTACACCCTGCGTATAACAGGACTACAGAAGGATGAAATGGGCCTCTATTCCTGcatgtttaaaactaaaaatgttatgCCTGTTGGATATTACATAATGCCTGGAG TGAATCCTCCGACAGTTCAGCCACCAACAGTCACGACCAAGAGACCCAAGAGGATCTGTAATTGCAAACCCCCCAGCTCTCCTAAAG GCTGTGAACAATCAGTGCTTTGGCCGGGCATTGGTGCTCTTTTGCTTTTGGCCGTTACACTTGCTGGCACACTTTACTACTTCAGTC GTCTACCTAAGAAGTGCAGACATCGATTTACCAA gacGAATCAGTTGCGATGA
- the cd8a gene encoding T-cell surface glycoprotein CD8 alpha chain isoform X1 — protein MFALRIEKKMYQICIGFCVILSLFDGCFSHTQEGQEVTVHCDPKQPGVITFWFQINTTGASCLLTVKGTEEKFNADKEKYEMKKNSPSGKLGLAIKSFKKKSDSGLYTCAAMNKNKLFFGEPIEIKGEPDPTTPPPKINPTPPKSTTRIMTQCKCPPQGSKPSINCETWILSSLASGCGLLLILLIVTILYCNRLRTRRCPHHYKRQPRPAGHAKLPNNHF, from the exons ATGTTTGCGCTgagaattgaaaaaaaaatgtatcaaatatgcatcggattttgtgtaattttgtcGCTCTTCGATG GGTGCTTTTCACATACCCAAGAAGGACAGGAGGTAACAGTTCATTGTGACCCCAAACAGCCCGGCGTCATTACCTTCTggtttcaaataaacacaactGGTGCAAGTTGTTTGCTCACTGTTAAAGGCACAGAGGAAAAGTTTAATGCTGATAAGGAAAAATacgaaatgaaaaaaaattctcCAAGTGGTAAACTTGGTTTGGCTATTAAGTCTTTCAAGAAAAAGTCTGACAGTGGTTTGTACACCTGCGCAgccatgaacaaaaataaactctTCTTTGGAGAGCCAATTGAAATTAAAGGAGAACCAG ATCCAACAACACCACCTCCAAAAATTAATCCAACACCACCGAAATCTACAACAAGGATTATGACACAGTGTAAATGTCCACCACAAG GCTCGAAGCCCAGCATCAACTGTGAGACTTGGATATTGTCATCTTTGGCCTCTGGTTGTGGTCTTCTCCTCATTCTGCTGATCGTCACAATTTTGTACTGCAACC GTTTAAGAACAAGACGATGTCCCCACCATTACAAAAGACA ACCCAGGCCTGCTGGTCATGCAAAACTGCCCAACAACCACTTCTAG
- the cast gene encoding LOW QUALITY PROTEIN: calpastatin (The sequence of the model RefSeq protein was modified relative to this genomic sequence to represent the inferred CDS: deleted 1 base in 1 codon) — MDGVNVQSSITQSKSWAYQDLAFRDRVNHLYEPDMPHRKRSHGRKKNNKERGDASLQKANVPQTSRFQSQQVTPTATSQVSTAKPAQYEKGPMQSSTAAVTVKPGTTPAAPSGASSAGAAGGGGFTTTQKGPSQVTPQATFSKPTPAPSAKVPTVSSGPGPAGTTGVKPTDPLKDKAQSTTVPSSKPGPAKVDPALGKPSALASAQKQTSAQKVQVEVGPPGAKVGTEDVDPFDALSGTLPSSQPVAPKVPVFTGPEVKEPNVKAEKGVICGERDDTLPPGYRQADLEKKTPAGVPEKPKEVPKPISTAEALDSLSTGLLSSAPPAPKKTDVKTETVGAVDVRSAGISNFAPPPPSQKQPATSQPATVTKSSAPPADKKARIEMPAQPAKPKTDEADMSLDALSTLGDTLGAPEPPKKLPELKPGQIVDEKKQTSEKGVLVGEREDTLPPDYRFSEEELMKHPPPKKEPSINSDDALDFLSGGFTEPTAAPVVKAPVPPSQERKKPEAAPEKTKDVPKETKKPAGVPEKTKDVPKETKKPAGVPEKTKDVSKLKVDKLSALDTLAGDFVAPAKSAPKVSSGAPKAVPPGPPQPPQADEDALSALGDTLGKPEPPKKEPELKPKDIVHEEDVTSKKGVRVGERDDTLPPDYRFSEEDLMKYPPPEKDPSLDSTEALDFLSGGFTTPPASSAAKTPVCPAYKSPAKPSDSASDFALDALAGDFVAPSSASNVQSAISGPPHAGRQMSEGTSSALDALSDTLADIKGAPEPAPVPPKAVVKEKNIVEERVSKPGERDDTLPPDHRFTEEKRKAFEATKQKDVKPKQTSIDDTAALDMLSSDFSAVQPVKPSAPDAQRFIPEPQPPTFKASGKVFDELAEKAIPNLTDPKAKDSKPKKQAVEDSSATEKLPGKPSSDVVPSSSSKSGNR; from the exons TCTCAGCAGGTCACACCCACCGCAACATCTCAGGTCTCCACAGCGAAACCTGCACAATATGAG AAAGGACCTATGCAATCGTCTACAGCAGCTGTGACTGTCAAACCTGGCACCACACCTGCAGCTCCTTCAGGAGCATCTTCTGCGGGAGCTGCAGGCGGTGGAGGCTTCACCACCACTCAGAAAGGACCTTCTCAAGTCACGCCACAG GCCACATTCTCTAAACCCACACCTGCACCTTCCGCTAAAGTCCCAACTGTGAGCTCTGGGCCCGGACCTGCTGGAACAACAGGAGTGAAGCCCACAGACCCTCTGAAAGACAAGGCCCAG AGTACAACCGTTCCTTCATCCAAACCGGGACCTGCTAAGGTGGATCCGGCTCTTGGGAAGCCCTCAGCCCTGGCCAGTGCCCAAAAACAGACAAGCGCTCAAAAG GTGCAAGTGGAAGTGGGTCCTCCAGGAGCTAAAGTGGGTACGGAG gatgtAGATCCGTTTGATGCCCTGTCTGGCACTTTACCATCATCACAACCTGTGGCTCCAAAAGTCCCAGTATTCACTGGACCAGAGGTCAAAGAG CCAAATGTAAAGGCAGAGAAGGGGGTTATCTGTGGTGAGAGAGATGACACATTGCCGCCAGGATACAGACAAGCAGACCTG GAAAAGAAAACACCTGCTGGAGTTCCTGAGAAGCCTAAAGAAGTTCCCAAG CCTATAAGCACAGCCGAGGCGCTGGACTCCCTCTCAACTGGGCTTTTGTCTTCAGCTCCACCTGCTCCAAAGAAGACGGATGTG AAAACTGAAACGGTAGGAGCAGTTGATGTTCGTTCTGCAGGCATCTCCAACTTTGCTCCCCCTCCACCCTCTCAG AAACAACCGGCAACATCTCAGCCTGCTACTGTAACCAAATCATCCGCTCCACCAGCTGACAAGAAAGCCAGGATCGAGATGCCTGCACAACCCGCTAAACCAAAGACAGATGAG GCGGACATGTCACTGGACGCTCTCAGCACTTTGGGCGACACACTGGGCGCTCCAGAACCACCCAAAAAATTACCTGAACTCAAACCCGGGCAGATAGTTGAT GAGAAGAAACAGACATCAGAGAAGGGTGTTCTTGTTGGGGAGAGAGAAGACACGCTCCCACCAGATTACAGATTCTCAGAGGAAGAGCTCATGAAACATCCTCCTCCTAAGAAAGAG CCCTCAATAAACAGCGACGATGCACTGGACTTTCTTTCTGGAGGTTTCACGGAGCCCACAGCAGCACCGGTGGTTAAGGCCCCTGTTCCTCCTTCACAG GAAAGGAAGAAGCCTGAAGCGGCTCCTGAAAAGACTAAAGATGTTCCTAAG GAAACAAAGAAACCTGCTGGGGTTCCTGAGAAAACTAAAGATGTTCCCAAG GAAACAAAGAAACCTGCTGGGGTTCCTGAGAAAACTAAAGATGTTTCCAAG CTTAAAGTGGATAAATTATCAGCACTGGATACTCTGGCAGGTGATTTTGTGGCTCCTGCAAAGTCTGCGCCTAAG GTTTCTTCGGGTGCTCCTAAAGCTGTCCCTCCAGGCCCTCCACAACCACCACAGGCAGATGAG GACGCTCTCAGCGCTCTGGGTGACACACTGGGTAAACCAGAGCCACCCAAAAAAGAACCTGAACTCAAACCCAAGGACATCGTTCAT gaGGAGGATGTGACATCAAAAAAGGGAGTTCGTGTTGGAGAGAGAGACGACACGCTCCCACCAGATTACAGATTCTCAGAGGAAGACCTCATGAAATATCCT CCTCCTGAGAAAGAT CCCTCCTTAGACTCTACTGAAGCTCTGGACTTTCTGTCTGGCGGTTTTACAACTCCTCCTGCGTCATCGGCTGCCAAAACCCCCGTTTGTCCTGCCTATAAGTCTCCTGCTAAG CCTTCAGATTCTGCTTCCGATTTTGCTTTAGATGCTCTTGCAGGTGATTTTGTCGCTCCTTCTTCTGCATCTAATGTTCAGTCTGCCATCTCTGGCCCCCCACACGCTGGCAGACAG ATGTCTGAAGGTACCTCATCAGCTTTGGATGCCCTCTCAGACACTTTAGCAGACATTAAAGGAGCCCCTGAGCCTGCCCCTGTCCCACCTAAAGCTGTCGTTAAG GAAAAGAATATAGTGGAGGAAAGAGTGAGTAAACCAGGTGAGAGAGACGACACCCTTCCACCTGATCATCGGTTCACAGAGGAAAAGCGCAAG GCATTTGAAGCAACAAAGCAAAAAGACGTCAAACCAAagcag ACATCAATCGATGACACAGCGGCCCTTGACATGCTGTCTAGTGATTTTTCTGCAGTACAGCCCGTTAAGCCCTCAGCACCTGACGCCCAACGCTTCATCCCTGAACCACAACCGCCAACATTTAAG GCATCAGGTAAAGTTTTCGACGAGCTGGCGGAAAAAGCGATTCCCAACCTGACTGACCCCAAAGCTAAAGACAGCAAACCAAAg AAACAGGCAGTAGAAGATTCATCAGCCACAGAGAAGCTGCCCGGTAAACCGAGCTCAGATGTGGTGCCTTCATCTTCCTCAAAGAGCGGAAACAGATAG